The following proteins are co-located in the Flammeovirga kamogawensis genome:
- a CDS encoding copper homeostasis protein CutC: protein MKTTLEICSYTVDSAINAEKGGADRVELCGGRLEGGTSPSEGMMITARENVQIDIYPIIRPRGGDFFFTDLEFAEMLQDIRTAKRVGMNGVVIGALTSDARIDKERCKVLVEAAKPMGVTFHRAFDMTRDMKEALEDLIELGVDRVLTSGAKMTALEGVEELKALVEQADDRIEIMAGSGVLPVNVKEIILKSGVTAVHSSASKMVSSQMTFQNDGVAMSKESSGSEYSRSITCKDTVESLKNQI from the coding sequence ATGAAAACGACATTAGAAATTTGCTCTTATACTGTTGATTCTGCAATAAACGCAGAGAAAGGTGGAGCAGATAGAGTAGAGTTGTGTGGAGGACGTTTAGAAGGCGGGACATCTCCAAGTGAAGGGATGATGATTACTGCAAGAGAAAACGTTCAGATTGATATTTATCCGATTATTAGACCCAGAGGAGGTGACTTCTTTTTTACAGATCTAGAATTTGCAGAAATGCTTCAGGATATCAGAACGGCAAAACGTGTTGGTATGAATGGAGTAGTAATTGGTGCTTTAACATCAGATGCTAGAATTGATAAAGAACGTTGCAAAGTTCTTGTAGAAGCTGCAAAACCTATGGGTGTAACATTCCATAGAGCTTTTGATATGACTAGAGACATGAAAGAGGCTCTTGAAGATCTTATTGAGTTAGGTGTTGATAGAGTGTTAACTTCTGGAGCAAAAATGACTGCTTTAGAAGGAGTTGAAGAATTGAAAGCACTAGTAGAACAAGCTGATGACAGAATTGAGATAATGGCAGGAAGCGGGGTTTTACCTGTGAATGTGAAAGAAATTATCTTAAAATCTGGTGTAACAGCAGTACATTCATCTGCTTCTAAGATGGTAAGTAGCCAAATGACATTCCAAAATGATGGAGTAGCAATGAGCAAAGAAAGTTCAGGTTCTGAGTATAGTCGCTCAATAACTTGTAAAGACACAGTAGAATCTCTCAAAAATCAAATTTAA